In Saccharomycodes ludwigii strain NBRC 1722 chromosome III, whole genome shotgun sequence, one DNA window encodes the following:
- a CDS encoding uncharacterized protein (similar to Saccharomyces cerevisiae YMR226C | NADP(+)-dependent serine dehydrogenase and carbonyl reductase), protein MSLANKTVLITGGTKNLGKITAIELASKHKANLFLHYNSTQGDEKKVAEEIASKYGVKVELYQGKLNSQASVQKLFKACQEKFGSIDVAINNIGKVLKKPIVEVTEEEFDAMDSINNKVAFFFIAEAAKHVNNGGHIVSLVTSLLAAYTPFYSVYQGTKSAVEYYSKSASKELISKRITVNCVAPGPMDTPFFYSQEKPEDVEFYKSAAIDHRLTKIEDIAPIIGMLVTEGKWITGQTIYASGGMTAH, encoded by the coding sequence ATGTCCTTAGCAAATAAAACTGTTTTAATCACTGGCGGTACCAAAAACTTGGGTAAAATTACTGCCATTGAATTAGCTTCTAAACACAAggccaatttatttttacattaTAACTCTACTCAAGGAGATGAGAAAAAGGTTGCTGAAGAAATTGCTTCAAAATACGGTGTCAAAGTTGAATTATACCAAGGAAAATTAAATTCACAAGCCTCTGTTCAAAAACTATTCAAGGCTTGCCAAGAAAAGTTTGGTTCTATCGATGTtgctattaataatattggtaaagttttgaaaaaaccAATTGTTGAAGTTACTGAGGAAGAATTTGACGCCATGGATTctatcaacaacaaagttgcatttttctttatagcCGAAGCCGCTAAACATGTTAATAATGGTGGTCACATTGTTTCCTTGGTAACCTCCTTATTAGCTGCTTATACACCATTCTATTCTGTTTATCAGGGTACTAAATCTGCTGTTGAGTATTACAGTAAATCGGCTTCCAAGGAATTAATATCCAAAAGAATTACTGTCAATTGTGTTGCTCCAGGTCCTATGGATACTCCATTTTTTTACTCCCAAGAAAAACCAGAAGATGTTGAATTTTACAAGTCTGCTGCCATTGATCATAGACTAACTAAGATTGAGGACATTGCACCAATTATCGGTATGTTGGTTACCGAAGGTAAATGGATTACTGGTCAAACCATATATGCTTCTGGTGGTATGACTGCTCATTGA
- the ATG2 gene encoding Atg2p (similar to Saccharomyces cerevisiae YNL242W | ATG2 | AuTophaGy related), whose translation MSSWFPQNIQKRVILYLLQKISLFSNIDVSNLDVSIGSNSHFSFKDINLDVDNIKIPNMIVRSGVVGAMEMHLKVGGGVCINIKNVTFVVKLLKPQDNDKDNATNFSLTKSVIDLTNSVMLSIDGDNNGNINSGETANQDECISSFSSSSSSTSAASSSSSQTSSNGTKSKKLGPLESMRNKALSMALQDFQLTIQNLEIKLLLVEQNSLILHIETFSATILNEERRNIVLKGITLENHLSSTKAPGSSTSGPSSSFKDTKNANPDSFSMMEGSMLYSAEEATSIFMSAMQSMPDTSIYNDATHKAGNQETLGKSSSKLFNIACINSTFEGFSSFDDLYPTDIQTNFTEIEIWLQNVLKLDLTSLEFLLASFTNQKIPDSSSKTDKLYSYKRFQKEQNLLPELPLKELEIESFVLNLTDNLNLKFTKVNLQNENKTHFDLSIQNVEALLDQSYSLINDTNGETIKFEVNLLKGYYDIIFNDKICFNINTRLMEELLGVINRVNTILSIASHTKQTFKIHQSINNAGANNSSVTQHNKFFISLPKGAEINIFLPKTNKIVISLPTSRVDILDKFLTLPDFRVIINGHNFIQATGISMAVKLKKDINSYDYNQKPCLYSNSFRTRISEVKLMLTEDVLSSLVHDITEMMDIFSTREKKSFLSSSFHIPASGNSASIKKSVRIMNSSSIIYKPSSRVKSMFFIEDLDLKLLLNGSIGQLNFASRNCEFIMENNGNFLCHFFNTILVRVLNDIPLVKSRNGEKTDDGPNITIFKKNQQLKILLENLVVFYHAKLLDEFQRKTQVIDLTVDPSEPKVSVRLCDIRLKDCDLHLKPYRLNTLLVQRIKSGNIVIFNKGNKISGTLRNITPWLIDNIDLCKTISKLDGFIHLGLIDTLNLNFEKKCNNKTFLSLNIANFEGLLCCDSFNCLIQTFLDLKYPTGFPNNEKYSMCFEEDKDIFQDVDLNFFDDPKNFSLKKSVKKYESVDEAFRKPDVFTNTFQIQTDYLDSLSRNKTNLTKKGETKTTDGSVLTSSFPIALDVEITIGDINLKLYDGYDWRYTRKSINQVIEEKESKDTEHRNQSINADRSDGDGEENEARILFDSIFIQKGEHDQNLRQSIHETIYNNEDIISNSDNSGKMRLKPTKNCKAEIQIRDLCVNFQGFDIDFPSKFESDMSGDVINYTHLSVGDVEIFDHVPTSTWNKFLTRRKKRNNNNNNNNNNNNKPNTKNYEQDTIPIINIQIETVRPIDYLFASELRFKLDEVPPLRMYIDEDMLDFMIRFFTFKDSRFELIDIYPDITFLQRFEIGTINVNVDFKAKKIDKSGFKSIMLSGLRNFFVVDGTEVLLRHVVAYGMDGFGMLGEYLKGCWLPDIFSTQIVPILNGISPVRTMLTLGSGVKALVEMPIQEYKRDQTVWRGVQKGMLLFLRTTTGEALRLSVKLSTGTQTILENTESLIKTKFDTNLLIEENSISPDLDNSIKGTTDEPGTLLSDSYIVKQNIFEENQLINQHRKSALTSTSSNDLDGSGKAEANNKVSLYANQPESLQEGLVKAYSSFGKNMGVAYNVVKKTSSNISETSSNKEIAMRIARASPVIVLRPLIGATEALSKTLQGFSNELGSENKQLNKDKYK comes from the coding sequence ATGTCATCCTGGTTTCCtcaaaatatacaaaaaaggGTTATCCTTTAtcttttacaaaaaatatcactTTTTTCCAACATAGATGTTAGTAATTTGGATGTTTCCATAGGTTCAAACTCtcatttttcctttaaagATATAAATTTAGATGTAGATAATATAAAGATACCTAATATGATAGTGAGAAGCGGGGTTGTTGGGGCAATGGAGATGCATCTAAAGGTTGGCGGTGGCGTttgtataaatataaaaaacgTAACCTTTGTAGTAAAACTTTTGAAACCGCAAGACAACGATAAGGATAACGCAACAAATTTTTCCCTAACTAAAAGTGTTATTGATTTAACTAATTCTGTAATGTTATCCATAGATGGGGATAATAATGGAAATATTAATAGCGGCGAAACTGCTAATCAGGACGAATGTATCTCTTCGTtctcttcatcttcatcttcaacATCTGCCGCTAGCTCCAGCTCATCACAAACATCATCTAATGGAACAAAATCGAAAAAGCTTGGCCCTTTGGAATCCATGCGAAATAAAGCTCTTTCCATGGCTTTACAAGACTTCCAACTAACAATAcaaaatttggaaataaaGCTACTTTTAGTGGAACAAAATTCATTGATCTTACATATTGAGACATTTTCAGCTACAATTCTGAATGAGGAACGTCGAAACATTGTTTTGAAAGGAATAACTTTGGAAAACCATCTCAGTTCCACTAAAGCACCGGGCTCTTCAACATCTGGCCCTTCATCCTCATTTAAGGATACTAAAAATGCTAACCCAGACTCTTTTAGTATGATGGAAGGCAGTATGCTATATTCCGCAGAAGAAGCAACAAGCATCTTTATGAGTGCAATGCAGAGTATGCCCGATACCTCAATTTACAATGACGCTACTCACAAGGCTGGAAATCAAGAGACCCTTGGGAAATCTTCAtctaaactttttaatatagCATGCATAAACAGCACTTTTGAAGGCTTTTCCAGCTTCGATGATTTATACCCAACAGATATTCAGACAAATTTTACTGAGATTGAAATTTGGCttcaaaatgttttaaaacttgATTTGACATCCCTTGAATTCTTATTAGCCAGTTTCACTAACCAAAAAATACCAGACTCAAGTTCAAAAACTGATAAATTGTATTCCTATAAAAGATTTCAAAAGGAACAAAACCTACTACCAGAACTTCCCCTTAAAGAGTTGGAGATTGaatcttttgttttgaatttaaCCGATAATCTAAACTTAAAATTTACTAAAGTTAACCTACAAaacgaaaataaaacacaTTTTGATTTGTCTATTCAAAATGTAGAAGCTTTGTTAGATCAATCCTACAGCTTGATAAATGATACAAACGGCGAAACGATTAAATTTGaagtaaatttattaaaaggtTATTATGATATCATTTTCAATGATAAGAtatgttttaatataaatacaagACTGATGGAAGAGTTGTTAGGGGTTATCAACCGAGTTAATACAATCCTTTCAATTGCTTCTCATACAAaacaaacttttaaaatacaccaaagtattaataatgCAGGCGCAAACAATAGTAGTGTTACTCAACATAACAAATTCTTTATAAGTTTACCAAAGGGTGCtgaaattaatatttttttaccaaaaaCTAACAAAATTGTGATTTCTCTTCCAACTAGTAGGGTTGATATACTTGACAAATTTTTAACACTTCCAGACTTTAGAGTAATCATCAATGGGCATAATTTTATACAAGCAACCGGTATTTCCATGGCTGTAAAGTTAAAGAAGGATATTAATTCATATGACTATAATCAAAAACCGTGTTTATATTCAAATTCCTTCAGAACAAGAATCTCAGAAGTTAAGTTAATGTTGACAGAAGATGTATTGAGTTCTTTGGTCCATGATATTACAGAAATGATGGACATTTTTTCCACAAGGGAAAAAAAGTCTTTTTTGTCTTCTTCCTTCCACATTCCTGCTAGCGGAAATAGTGCCAGTATCAAAAAAAGCGTTCGAATAATGAATAGTTCAAGTATCATATATAAACCAAGCTCCAGAGTTAAAAGTATGTTTTTTATAGAGGATCTCGATTTAAAACTTCTATTAAATGGATCCATTGGCCAGTTGAATTTTGCTTCTCGCAACTGCGAATTTATTATGGAGAATAATGGCAATTTCTTGTGTCACTTTTTCAATACAATTTTGGTTCGTGTATTAAACGATATTCCATTGGTCAAAAGTAGGAATGGGGAGAAAACGGATGATGGTCCCAATATtactatatttaaaaaaaatcaacaactgaaaattttattggaaaaCTTGGTTGTTTTTTATCATGCAAAATTGTTAGATGAATTTCAAAGGAAAACACAGGTTATCGATCTTACCGTGGATCCCTCCGAACCTAAAGTATCCGTTAGACTTTGTGATATTAGATTAAAAGATTGTGATTTGCATTTAAAGCCTTATAGGTTAAATACATTACTTGTacaaagaataaaaagtgGCAATatcgttatttttaataaggGGAATAAAATTAGCGGCACTTTGCGTAATATTACACCATGGTTGATAGATAATATAGATCTATGTAAAACGATTTCAAAATTAGATGGATTTATACATTTAGGGTTAATTGATACATTAAATctaaattttgaaaaaaagtgCAACAACAAAACATTTCTTTCTCTAAATATTGCAAATTTTGAAGGATTATTATGCTGCGATTCTTTTAATTGCCTAATCCAAACatttttagatttaaaatatccaaCAGGGTTCCCAAACAACGAAAAATATAGCATGTGTTTTGAAGAGGATAAAGATATCTTTCAGGATGTCGATTTGAACTTTTTCGATGATCCTAAAAATTTTAGCCTTAAGAAAAGTGTTAAGAAATATGAAAGCGTTGATGAAGCGTTTAGAAAACCTGATGTATTTACAAAtacttttcaaattcaaaCTGATTATTTAGATTCATTATCGAGAAATAAAACGAATCTGACTAAAAAAGGGGAGACTAAGACAACCGATGGTTCTGTTTTAACGTCTAGTTTTCCAATTGCGTTAGATGTTGAAATTACTATAGGTGACATCAACTTAAAACTCTATGATGGTTATGATTGGCGCTATACAAGAAAATCAATTAATCAAGTAATtgaagagaaagaaagcAAGGATACGGAACATAGGAATCAATCGATAAATGCGGATAGAAGTGATGGTGATGGTGAAGAGAACGAAGCTCGTATTTTGTTTGATTCGATATTTATACAAAAGGGAGAACACGACCAAAATTTGCGACAAAGTATTCATGAGACAATTTATAACAATGAGGATATTATAAGCAACAGTGATAATTCAGGTAAAATGAGATTGAAACCAACGAAAAATTGCAAAGCAGAAATCCAAATTAGAGACTTGTGTGTCAATTTTCAAGGATTTGACATTGATTTCCCCTCAAAATTCGAAAGTGACATGTCTGGTGATGTAATTAACTATACGCACTTAAGCGTAGGTGATGTAGAGATATTTGATCACGTTCCTACATCTACGTGGAATAAGTTTTTGACAAgaaggaagaagaggaataataataataataataataataataataataataagccCAACACAAAAAATTACGAGCAAGATACCATTCCGATAATCAATATACAAATAGAAACAGTCAGACCCATTGATTATCTTTTTGCCTCTGAACTACGATTTAAATTGGATGAAGTCCCGCCATTGCGGATGTATATTGACGAAGATATGTTGGATTTTATGATTCGGTTTTTCACATTTAAAGACTCAAGATTTGAGTTGATAGATATATATCCGGATATAACTTTTCTTCAAAGATTTGAAATAGGTACAATAAACGTCAATGTTGATTTCAAAGCTAAAAAAATCGATAAAAGCGGGTTTAAAAGTATAATGCTATCAGGTTTGCGTAATTTTTTCGTAGTTGATGGTACTGAGGTGCTATTAAGACACGTGGTAGCTTATGGTATGGATGGATTTGGTATGTTGGGTGAATATTTGAAGGGGTGCTGGTTGCcagatattttttcaacacAAATAGTTCCAATTTTAAATGGTATTTCTCCTGTAAGAACTATGCTTACTTTGGGATCTGGGGTGAAAGCTTTGGTTGAAATGCCTATTCAAGAATACAAACGTGACCAAACGGTTTGGAGAGGTGTTCAAAAGGGCATGCTGTTATTCTTGCGAACAACTACGGGGGAGGCTTTGAGATTAAGTGTAAAATTATCAACAGGTACACAAACCATATTAGAGAACACAGAATCGCTtatcaaaacaaaatttgatacaaatcttttaattgaGGAAAATAGTATTAGCCCTGATCTGGATAATAGCATAAAGGGAACAACGGACGAACCCGGTACCCTTCTGAGTGACTCTTATATCGtgaaacaaaatatttttgaggAAAATCAGCTAATAAACCAGCATAGAAAAAGTGCTTTAACTTCAACTAGCAGTAATGATCTTGATGGATCTGGAAAAGCAGAggctaataataaagtgaGTTTGTATGCGAATCAGCCCGAAAGCCTTCAAGAAGGTCTTGTTAAGGCATATTCTTCATTTGGTAAAAATATGGGGGTAGCATACAATGTAGTTAAGAAAACAAGCAGTAATATATCTGAAACTAGTAGTAACAAAGAAATTGCGATGCGTATAGCAAGGGCTTCGCCAGTTATTGTTTTGAGACCATTAATTGGTGCGACTGAAGCGTTGTCCAAGACTTTGCAAGGGTTTAGTAATGAGTTAGGTTCAGAGAATAAACAGTTGAATAAGGATAAGTATAAGTAG
- the LRG1 gene encoding GTPase-activating protein LRG1 (similar to Saccharomyces cerevisiae YDL240W | LRG1 | Lim-RhoGap homolog), with translation MSKNKPTNNATHSHNNTQDRSKVPISHSSSRQVKRCCKCGKSINGQLIKALGDIYHQNCFTCYDCGTICKPKYFPFELPDTKELVPLCHYDYFKRNNLLCYVCNEPLRGTFYNAFGRLYDEEHFCCKICGEKCSLKTCFNYNNSLYCKYHYLKFFSKRCKGCKYPITDQHFEFPRGDKIYRWHPECYGIHRYWHIDLVPESLAIPELPIFDQSQSNNNSILSSKDTNPSPKELEVYIKSSTTLIFKTWTILYRFEEETAACISDMIQYATSENNLKGVNSTALFVLKIECLFKALDALQSLTNFATLGGRIKNSYLHAPEAPQVEEDDDEEEEEEEEEEGEEENYDVNKTRDNNNGNILPNTSNNMNVKKRKESISQKYRKFPRNLSTGIMVYLQLLRKFNPIPKDKDMPVSKIMTVINGLSHSLKLLIRYGLFNSLEYNIKVHSTNTLSKFLREVEKNLNYSLNYKDPFEFIDVKLDATDSCVQCGKYIQQECIRFQNKRWHIQCFNCSCCHKHIEKYDILDAAYLKNGCKVLCAQCSLNEPASISGFKPVTRLSQLIFLLKMALVKTKTVMEMKIKESKLRQEKMLLTDNKNDAHFKINVRNIALSSPGKTCGVMQQDSSYVRTLNDIKALRAKRNSLRISRTDSKVKKSQLVETAQKNSEENKSADDSLEIEISEDTENDSPKDTTMFNNSKTLTLDDISRIVAAEQARELRPNAFRHFNKLKEIDEDVKLPTLNKSGVYYSDLSSDHLVKLQLIALSVICCGDHRLYNKDQKIMDLVLQIDSKKSTNSSPVTTDDNSNGSSPVDAVNGFWGIFKPRKPKDLRKNTNVYGAVHHVFGESLDRLTEYVGIDSDLGIGSSRVKIPLLVDETISTLKQMDMSVEGVFRKNGNIKRLRLLTEEINSNPTTMPDLSKENAVQLSALLKKFLRELPDPLLTFSLYDLWIKIPTVEPVLYRNIFYATVYALLPKFNRNVSEVLFSFLSWVSSFSHLDDHIGSKMDIHNLSTVITPNILYAKSKLDAYTLTNYSSAAMKNNGESYFLAIEAVDYLITHNEDLAMVPKFMINLLNGVVKNNWNDFEQIYAFVESNYALIDFTEFNFSEKILAQGVTSQVKVEQVKINE, from the coding sequence ATgtccaaaaataaaccaacTAATAACGCCACTCACAGCCATAATAATACACAAGATAGATCTAAAGTACCGATTTCACATTCTTCTTCTAGGCAAGTGAAAAGATGTTGTAAATGTGGAAAATCCATCAATGGTCAGTTAATTAAAGCTTTAGGAGATATATACCACCAAAATTGTTTTACTTGTTACGATTGTGGTACAATATGCAAACCAAAATATTTCCCCTTCGAACTACCAGACACTAAAGAGCTTGTCCCTCTTTGTCATTACGATTATTTCAAACGAAACAATTTACTTTGCTATGTTTGTAACGAACCCTTGAGAGGCACTTTTTATAATGCTTTTGGTAGGTTGTATGATGAAGAGCATTTTTGTTGCAAAATATGTGGTGAAAAATGTAGTTTAAAAACATGTTTTAACTATAATAACAGCTTATATTGCAAATATCATTacttgaaatttttttccaaaagaTGTAAAGGCTGTAAATATCCCATCACAGATCAACACTTTGAGTTTCCCAGAGGTGATAAAATTTATAGGTGGCACCCTGAATGTTACGGTATTCATAGGTATTGGCACATAGATCTAGTTCCGGAATCGTTGGCTATTCCTGAGTTACCTATTTTTGACCAGTCACAatcaaataacaatagtatCCTAAGTTCCAAAGACACAAATCCAAGTCCTAAGGAACTTGAGGTTTACATTAAAAGTTCAACCactttaattttcaaaacatgGACTATATTATACAGATTCGAAGAAGAAACCGCCGCCTGTATTTCTGACATGATCCAATATGCAACTAGCGagaataatttaaaaggTGTTAATTCGACTGCATTATTTGTACTTAAAATCgaatgtttatttaaagcaTTGGATGCTTTGCAGTCCCTAACCAATTTTGCAACATTAGGTGGCAGAATTAAAAACTCTTATTTACACGCTCCGGAAGCTCCTCAGGTAGAGGAAGATGATgacgaagaagaagaagaagaagaagaagaagaaggagaagaagaaaattatgATGTCAATAAAACTAgagacaataataatggaaaCATTTTACCTAATACTTCCAACAATATGAatgtgaaaaaaagaaaagaatcCATTTCACAAAAATATCGGAAATTCCCAAGAAATTTATCCACAGGCATTATGGTTTATTTACAACTATTAAGAAAATTCAACCCAATTCCAAAAGATAAAGATATGCCCGTTTCTAAAATTATGACGGTAATTAATGGCCTATCGCATTCGTTAAAATTGCTAATTCGTTACGGATTGTTTAATTCTTTAGAGTACAATATAAAGGTTCATTCGACTAACACTTTGAGTAAATTTTTGAGAGAAGTGGAAAAGAATTTAAACTATTCATTAAATTACAAAGATCCGTTTGAATTTATAGATGTGAAACTTGATGCGACTGATTCCTGCGTGCAATGCGGTAAATATATCCAACAAGAATGTATTAGGTTCCAGAATAAGAGATGGCATATTCAATGTTTTAATTGTAGTTGTTGTCACAAGCATATAGAAAAGTACGATATTTTAGACGCTGCTTACCTTAAAAATGGCTGCAAAGTTTTATGTGCTCAATGCTCTTTAAACGAACCCGCATCTATTTCTGGTTTTAAGCCTGTGACAAGATTATCACagttgatttttttattgaaaatggCATTggtgaaaacaaaaactgTCATggaaatgaaaattaaagaaagtAAATTACGCCAAGAAAAAATGTTACTCACagataacaaaaatgatGCACATTTCAAAATCAATGTGAGAAATATAGCTCTAAGCTCGCCGGGGAAAACGTGTGGTGTTATGCAACAAGACTCGTCTTATGTTAGAACGTTAAACGATATTAAAGCACTAAGGGCCAAAAGAAATAGTTTGCGTATATCGCGTACTGATTCAAAGGTGAAAAAATCGCAACTAGTGGAGACTGCACAAAAAAACAGTGAAGAGAACAAGAGTGCCGACGACTCTTTAGAGATTGAAATATCAGAGGACACAGAGAATGATTCACCTAAAGACACTACAATGTTCAATAACTCAAAAACATTGACCTTAGATGATATATCGAGGATTGTTGCCGCTGAACAAGCCAGAGAACTAAGACCCAATGCCTTTAGGCACTTTAATAAACTTAAGGAAATTGATGAAGACGTAAAGTTGCCTACTTTAAACAAAAGTGGTGTATATTATTCTGATTTATCCAGTGATCATCTGGTCAAACTACAGCTGATAGCTTTATCTGTAATATGTTGTGGGGATCACCGATTGTATAACAAggatcaaaaaattatggaTCTAGTATTACAAATTGACAGTAAGAAGTCGACTAATTCCTCACCTGTTACTACTGATGATAATTCCAATGGGTCATCTCCAGTTGATGCAGTAAATGGCTTTTGGGGCATTTTTAAACCAAGAAAACCAAAGGACTTgagaaaaaataccaatGTATACGGTGCTGTGCATCATGTTTTTGGTGAATCATTGGATAGATTAACAGAATACGTTGGTATAGATTCAGATTTGGGAATTGGTTCATCAAGAGTTAAAATACCGCTACTAGTGGATGAAACCATTTCTACTTTGAAACAAATGGACATGTCGGTTGAAGGtgtttttagaaaaaatggGAATATTAAGAGGTTGCGTCTTTTAACAGAAGAAATCAATTCTAATCCAACAACGATGCCAGATTTGTCCAAAGAGAACGCGGTCCAATTATCGGCTTTACTGAAGAAATTTTTAAGAGAGTTACCAGATCCTTTATTGACGTTTAGCTTATATGATTTGTGGATAAAAATTCCAACGGTAGAACCTGTTTTGTATAGAAACATATTTTATGCCACTGTGTATGCTTTGTTACCAAAATTTAATCGAAATGTTTCAGAGGTTTTGTTTTCGTTTTTAAGTTGGGTATCATCCTTTTCCCATTTGGACGATCACATCGGCTCCAAAATGGATATCCATAATCTCTCTACTGTTATCAcaccaaatattttgtatGCAAAAAGTAAGCTGGATGCGTATACACTGACAAATTACAGTTCTGCAgcaatgaaaaataatgggGAATCATACTTTTTAGCTATTGAAGCGGTAGATTATCTAATTACACATAATGAAGATTTGGCTATGGTTCCGAAATTTATGATCAATTTGTTAAACGGAgttgtaaaaaataattggaATGATTTTGAGCAGATATATGCGTTCGTAGAAAGTAATTATGCTTTAATAGACTTTACCGAATTTAACTTTAGTGAAAAGATTTTGGCGCAAGGAGTTACATCACAAGTTAAAGTGGAGCAGGTGAAAATCAACGAATAG
- the ZWF1 gene encoding glucose-6-phosphate dehydrogenase (similar to Saccharomyces cerevisiae YNL241C | ZWF1 | ZWischenFerment), with amino-acid sequence MSHSVGKSPIKFEKNTVITVFGASGDLSKKKTFPALFGLYREGYLDESTKIFGYARSKLDDESLRSRIKPFLKKIHGDKDNEKVEKFLSKISYVSGQYDSDEGYQSLKGEIEKFEKGAQQPHRVYYLALPPSVFITVASRIKKNIYPENGVCRIVVEKPFGHDLESARELQEELAPLFPEDEIFRIDHYLGKEMVKNLLVFRFGNTVFNAGWNRENIKCIQLTFKEPFGTEGRGGYFDKIGIIRDVMQNHLLQILTLLTMERPVSFDPESVRDEKVKVLKAFAPINQKDIIIGQYGRSLDGTKPSYLDDETVSEGSKCITFAALTFNIQNERWDGVPIIMKAGKALNEGKVEIRIQFKAVPSGVFNDIPSNELVIRVQPDEAIYLKCNMKTPGFSNSTQITDLDLTYARRYQDFWIPEAYESLIRDVLLDDHSNFVRDDELEVSWALFTPLLNYLENPNGPAPEIYPYGTRGPSGLSKYLSKHGYIFEKRQDYQWPVTRPSKI; translated from the coding sequence atgtctcATAGCGTCGGCAAAAGCCCAATaaagtttgaaaaaaatacagTTATAACCGTTTTTGGAGCTAGTGGTGAtttaagtaaaaaaaagactttTCCTGCCCTATTTGGATTGTACAGAGAGGGCTACTTGGATGAAtctacaaaaatatttggttaTGCTCGTTCTAAATTGGATGATGAAAGCCTAAGATCTAGAATAAAGCCATTtctcaaaaaaattcatgGGGATAAGGATAatgaaaaagttgaaaagtttttgtCCAAGATCTCCTATGTTTCTGGTCAATATGATTCAGACGAGGGCTATCAATCTTTAAAGGGTGAAATcgaaaaatttgaaaaagggGCCCAACAACCGCACCGTGTTTATTACTTGGCATTGCCACCAAGTGTTTTCATTACTGTTGCTTCTAGAatcaaaaagaatatatatcCAGAGAATGGTGTTTGTAgaattgttgttgaaaaacCATTTGGCCATGATTTGGAATCTGCTAGGGAATTGCAAGAGGAATTGGCTCCTTTGTTCCCAGAAGATGAGATTTTTAGAATCGATCATTATTTAGGTAAAGAAATggttaaaaatttgttagTGTTCAGATTTGGGAATACTGTTTTTAACGCTGGGTGGAATAGagaaaatatcaaatgCATTCAATTAACTTTTAAGGAACCATTCGGTACTGAAGGTCGTGGTGGTTATTTTGACAAAATAGGCATTATTAGAGATGTTATGCAGAATCATTTGTTGCAAATATTGACGCTATTGACAATGGAAAGACCTGTTTCCTTTGATCCAGAAAGCGTTCGTGATGAAAAGGTAAAGGTTTTAAAGGCTTTTGCCCctataaatcaaaaagatataataatagGTCAATATGGTCGTTCTTTGGACGGCACCAAACCAAGTTATTTAGATGATGAAACCGTTAGTGAAGGTTCCAAGTGTATAACTTTTGCTGCTTTAACTTTTAATATCCAAAATGAACGCTGGGATGGTGTTCCTATAATTATGAAGGCAGGTAAAGCTCTGAATGAGGGTAAAGTGGAGATTAGAATACAGTTCAAAGCAGTTCCATCCGGTGTTTTCAATGATATTCCAAGCAATGAATTGGTTATTAGAGTTCAACCCGACGAAGCCATTTACTTGAAATGTAACATGAAAACACCAGGTTTTTCAAACTCCACCCAAATTACTGATTTGGATTTGACCTATGCCAGAAGATATCAAGACTTTTGGATTCCAGAAGCTTATGAATCTTTAATCAGAGACGTTCTATTGGATGATCACTCAAACTTTGTTAGAGATGACGAATTGGAAGTTAGTTGGGCATTGTTTACACctttattgaattatttgGAAAATCCAAATGGTCCTGCTCCTGAGATATATCCATACGGGACTAGAGGCCCTTCAGGCTTGTCAAAGTATTTGTCTAAGCATGGTTAtatctttgaaaaaagacaGGATTACCAGTGGCCTGTCACTAGACCATCAAAGATTTGA